The stretch of DNA CGTGCCGCCGGGTCGCTGCGTGATCGAGACGCCGCCGCAGCTCGGCAGGGTGAACGCGGTGGCGGTGGCCGAGCCGAAGTTACAGGTGGCAACGGCAGTAGTCGAGTTTGGCGGCCGGAAGACCTGGACCGAGCCAGTCACGGCATGGGCGGGCACCGCCGGCAGCCATACGGCGATCGCGGCCGAGACGATGACGGCAATGATAAAGATAAGGCGTGGCGCGCATGCTTCTTTCGTTCGCATCAAGGCTACCTCAATCTTTCCTTGGGCTGCATATCGGTTGCGGGCTCATCCTGTTTAACTTGACATTCCGTCCGTACGGCGACGGCGACACTCCCGCAAGAGTCGCCGACCGCAATGACGCCATCCGTGAGCGAAGGACGTTCACCTCCCTCTCAGGGGCTCGGCCCTACGCGAGCTTGACAGCTATGCCGGTCACGCGCGTCGCGCAAGCTCCGTGAGTTCATATTGAGCTTCTCTATCCGGAACGCATATTGAGCGGGATAGTTCCGATGTTACTCATCTCGACGTCTGTACTGGCGCGATCTACGGTCGCGCGCGGGGAAGACAGCCCAGAGCGCTGAACAGGTCGGACGATGAACAGCTCGGGTGAATAGTCGAACGAGCGCGCAACATTCCCGCGCGGCGCTCGCCCACTCACGGGTGAGTTACCTGCCGGCTCCCGTCACGGCTCGAGCTCGCGAGATTTCCCAGGCGCGAACGGAAACCGCCAGGAGAGCGAATTCCGGGCCCGGCACTAGGAGGCATCACATGCCTCTACCTCGGACAAGCTCGATGACGTGAAACGTAACTCCAACGCAACGCAACACTACGGATTGCCAGCGGTGTTGTCAATGGGTAAGTGCACTATTGGGCAGGTCTCTGCCCAAGATTGACCCTCCCTTTGGCGGACGGAGGTGACCGATCAGCCCCAGGGCGAGGGGTTCTGCTCTTGGGCCTCGTCACGGTGCTGCTGAGGGGTCCAGCAGCCGACCGTATCGGGGTAGGTCCCGAGCCGCGTGCCAGCTCGGTCGAACACGTGAAAGCGCTTGAAGCCCACCCGGACGGGCCGGCCCGCGGCCAAGTCCGTGTCGGCAGCCGTCAGGGCGTAGATCTCGTACTCGGCCACCCGGATGCTGAGGATTGCGGCGTTGAGCATGGGCAGGCTCAAGCGATCGGTGATGGTCCCTGTGATCCCGTCGCCCCCGTCCGGATTCGACACGGTCACATCCTCGGGACGCACCCCCACCTGGACGTCGGCCAGCCGGTACCGCGGAGGCATGTGTCTGGCCTCGATGAAGCTGATCGGCGGCGTCCCGACGTGCCGGTTCAGGAACCCTGCGACGAAGGCGTTCCGGGGCTCCCGATAGATCTCGTCGTAAGTGCCGATCTGCTCGATCGCGCCGTGGTTCATGATGGCCAGCCGGTCGGCCAGGATCAGGGCCTCGACGTGGTCGTGGGTCACGTACACGGTGGAGACGTCGAACTGCCGGAGCAGCATCTTCAAGCTCACCCGGTACTTCTCCCGGAGGGCCTGATCGAGATTGGAGAAGGGCTCGTCGAGCAGGAACACCGCCGGGTCCCGGGTGATGCAGCGCCCGAGCGCCACCCGCTGCTTCTCGCCCCCGGAGAGGGTGCCCGGCTTGCGATCCAGGAGATGGGCCAGGTCGACCCCCATGAGCTCGCTGGTCCGCTGATACTTGGCCCGGGCCATCTCGGTCATCTCCGGAGTCTTCTTCTTGAAGAGAAAATACGAGAGGACATTCGTTCTCGACACAAGATGTGGATACAGCGCGTAGTTCTGGAAGACCATGCCGATGCGCCGGTCTCCAGGCGGCAGGTCGGTCACGTCGATGCCGTCGTAGCGCACCGCCCCGGAGTCCGTGGGAATCAAGCCCGCGATGAGCCGGAGGAGCGTGGTCTTGCCGCATCCGCTCGGGCCCAGGACCACCAGCGTTTCGCCGTCGTGAACCGTCAGGTTCAGATTCTGGATGGAGAACGCGGCCGTGCGGCCACTCAGGCGCGCCGCCGACGCCAGACCCGCCATCGACGAGCCTTGCGAGCCCGAGCGGACTTGCTCCCGCTGCTCCAGCGTCTTGCAGACGTTGATCAGGTCAATCCGCGCCATGAGGTCCCGTGGCGTCGGGCAGGCCGACCGCCTTCCGGATCTTGGCCAGCTGCCCCGCGTGATCGTCCCAGTGGACGCCGAAGAGGGTCCGGACCCATACCGGAATCGTCACCTCGTCCGTGCCGACGAGGGGCTTGAACAAGGCAATGCGCGCGCGCCGGGCGAGGAGGTCCTCGTCGCTCAAGGTCTCGAGGTACTCGAAGACCTCGAGCCGATGGCGGTCGAGCGCCTTCACGAACTGGTGGAGCCGCATCATCTGGCGCTCGGGCGTGACGTAGGTCCGGCCCGGCTGGATCTCGATCACCGGCGGATCGTCGGTCGTGAAGGCGAACAGGACGGGGAGCGGTCTCCATCCCGGCGGCGAGAGCAGATGACTGAGCACCTGCCGCGTGGTCCACTCCCCCGGTGCATCCGAGCGCTCCAGGTGAGACTCCATGCCCTGGAGCTGGGCGTTCAGCCTGGCCCAGGTGGCATCCACCGCGCGGCGCAGATCACCGACGATCCGACTCGGCATGAGAGTGACCTCCGTGGAAGCAGACGGCGGGGGCGGCCATTGCCATGGCCGGGGCGGGCAAGACATCACGTCGCGCGAGTCCGAACCAGGGCATCGTTGCCCCCGAGCGCCGGACGATCACCTGCGTAGAGTGCAGGCAGTATGTGAAACCGGCGAAACCGTGTCAATGCCGTTCGACTCGAGCTTGACCGTCCCGGGCCACGGGTCTACCGTCTAGACGACCCTACGCGTCAGAGAGGAAGGGAGGCCAGCGATGACCGTCGCCGCCATCCTGAGAGCCAAGGGCACGCACGTCGAGTCGACCACGCCCGAGACGACGCTCTACTCCGTCGCCTGGGTCCTGAAGAGCCGGGGCATCGGGGCACTCGTGGTCACGAGCGAGGACCGCGCCCGCATCCTCGGGATCGTCTCGGAGCGCGACATCGTCCACGGGCTGATCGAGCACGGCGAGCACGTGCTCGCGCTGCCGGTGTCGCGGGTCATGACGAGCCCGGTGCTCACGTGCGCGCCGGAAGATCGGGTGACCGCGGTCATGGCGCGCATGACCCGCCACCGCGTGCGGCATCTTCCCGTGCTCGACTCAGCCCGCCGGCTCTGCGGACTCGTCAGCATCGGCGACCTGGTCAAGCACCGCCTCGACGAGCTCGAGCTGGAAGCGAACATCCTGCGCGAGACGCTGATGGTGAGCCACTGACCCGCACGTCATCTCTTTCGACTTCATGGAGGCGGCGATGAGCAAGTATCTCTTCCAGGTCTCGTACACCGCGCAGGGCGCCAAGAGCCTTCTCGAAGGCGGCGGCGTGAAGCGCCGGGCCGCGGCGGAACAAGCGGCCAAGAGCATCGGCGGCAAGATCGAGTCCTTCTACTTCGCGTTCGGCGACGCCGACGCCTTCGTGATCGCCGACGTGCCCGACCACGCGAGCGCCTCGGCCCTCTCCCTGGCGGTGGCCGCCTCCGGCGGCGCGCACTGCAAGACCATCGTCCTCATGACGCCCGAGGAGGTGGACCAGGCGGCGAAGAAGCCGCTGACGTATACCGGGCCGGGCCGCTAGGAGCCGACTCGCTTCCGCCTACGTGATCAGGCCGTAAAACTTCCCCGCGTTCTCGCAGACGATCTTGCGCACGGTCGCGGCCGGCAGGTGCCCGAATTGCTCCTCGATGTACTTGGAGGATTCCGGCCAGACCCCGTCGCCGTGGGGATAATCGGAGCCCCACATGAGGGTGTCCTCGCCGATCTCGTGGATCATCTGGGTGCCGATTCGATCGAACTGGAAGGTGGCCTTGCACTGCCGCCGCCAGTAGTCGCTGGGCTTCATCGTGAGGCCCAGATCGCGGAAGCGGTCCTCCCATTCGAAGTCCATCCGGTCGAGCGCGTAGGGCAGCCAGCCGATCCCGCTCTCCCCGAAGGAGATGCGGAGCTTCGGATAGCGCTCGAGGACGGCGCTGCCGATCACGGCGGCCAGGATGTTGATGAGGTTCATCTGGAACCCGGAGACGCTGGTGAACATCGCGGCGCGCCGGGTCAGCCCGGTGGCCCGCTCCCGCACGCTGGGCGGCATGGTCGGGAACGTGTGGAAGTGCAGGGGCAGGCCGACCTCGTCCACCGCCTGCCATAGCGGCTCCCACGAGGGATGCCACATCGGCTCCATGTCCCACGAGCACGACAGCTCGAGACCGCGCAGCCCCATCTTGGCCACCCGGTGGATCTCGCGCACCGCCGCCCCGATGTCGCCGTAGGGCAGACAGGCCAGCCCGATGTGGCGCTCGGGATAGTGGCGGCAGAAATCCACCAGCCAGTCGTTGTAGATGCGGAACATCTCGGCGGCGGCCTCGTGATCGCCCAGCCGCGTGGCCGCGCCCAGGATGCCGAAGATGATCTCGGCCTGCACGCCGTCGCGCTCCATGTCCAGCATCCGCAGCGTCGGATCGGTGGGCCGACGTACCCCTCTCCGGCCGTCATCGTAAAGACCGGTAGCCGCCATCACGTCGGCGCGGTAGTGCAGGCCCGGGACGTACTTCTGCCCCGACGGCCCGACGCCGCCGACCAGCCCGAACGAGGCGCCGTTCCGGGCACGCCAGCACGGGCCGTCCGGCCCGTCCGTGACGTACGGCATGCGGTCGCGGAGCGCGGCGGAGGCGTTGCCGGTGAAGAGGTCCGGCGGCATCCAGGGCATGTCGATGTGGCAATCGGCCGAGATCCGCGTGTAGTCCAAGCAGACTCCTCCGGTCACAATCCCGCGGCGGCCCGGGCGCGCTCGGCCTGGGCCTCGGCC from Candidatus Methylomirabilota bacterium encodes:
- a CDS encoding ABC transporter ATP-binding protein, which translates into the protein MARIDLINVCKTLEQREQVRSGSQGSSMAGLASAARLSGRTAAFSIQNLNLTVHDGETLVVLGPSGCGKTTLLRLIAGLIPTDSGAVRYDGIDVTDLPPGDRRIGMVFQNYALYPHLVSRTNVLSYFLFKKKTPEMTEMARAKYQRTSELMGVDLAHLLDRKPGTLSGGEKQRVALGRCITRDPAVFLLDEPFSNLDQALREKYRVSLKMLLRQFDVSTVYVTHDHVEALILADRLAIMNHGAIEQIGTYDEIYREPRNAFVAGFLNRHVGTPPISFIEARHMPPRYRLADVQVGVRPEDVTVSNPDGGDGITGTITDRLSLPMLNAAILSIRVAEYEIYALTAADTDLAAGRPVRVGFKRFHVFDRAGTRLGTYPDTVGCWTPQQHRDEAQEQNPSPWG
- a CDS encoding amidohydrolase family protein, which encodes MDYTRISADCHIDMPWMPPDLFTGNASAALRDRMPYVTDGPDGPCWRARNGASFGLVGGVGPSGQKYVPGLHYRADVMAATGLYDDGRRGVRRPTDPTLRMLDMERDGVQAEIIFGILGAATRLGDHEAAAEMFRIYNDWLVDFCRHYPERHIGLACLPYGDIGAAVREIHRVAKMGLRGLELSCSWDMEPMWHPSWEPLWQAVDEVGLPLHFHTFPTMPPSVRERATGLTRRAAMFTSVSGFQMNLINILAAVIGSAVLERYPKLRISFGESGIGWLPYALDRMDFEWEDRFRDLGLTMKPSDYWRRQCKATFQFDRIGTQMIHEIGEDTLMWGSDYPHGDGVWPESSKYIEEQFGHLPAATVRKIVCENAGKFYGLIT
- a CDS encoding CBS domain-containing protein, which produces MTVAAILRAKGTHVESTTPETTLYSVAWVLKSRGIGALVVTSEDRARILGIVSERDIVHGLIEHGEHVLALPVSRVMTSPVLTCAPEDRVTAVMARMTRHRVRHLPVLDSARRLCGLVSIGDLVKHRLDELELEANILRETLMVSH
- a CDS encoding GYD domain-containing protein, with the translated sequence MSKYLFQVSYTAQGAKSLLEGGGVKRRAAAEQAAKSIGGKIESFYFAFGDADAFVIADVPDHASASALSLAVAASGGAHCKTIVLMTPEEVDQAAKKPLTYTGPGR